Proteins from a genomic interval of bacterium:
- the gyrB gene encoding DNA topoisomerase (ATP-hydrolyzing) subunit B produces the protein MTSGYTADSIKVLKGLEAVRKRPGMYIGDTDDGSGLHHLVFELVDNAIDEAQAGYCSKIMVTIHTDNTVTVEDDGRGIPVDMHKAEGRSAAEVIMTELHSGGKFDNNSYKVSGGLHGVGVSVVNALSERLELEIKRDDKVWFQTYQRGLPDEGIQPIGKTKKTGTKVTFTPDHEIFTSTDFHYETLAQRLRELAFLNRGAHIELLDERSDKKAAFNYAGGIQSFVEHLNRNKTSLHKKPIHLEDNRDDEADGERVEVAMQWNDGYQEQIFSFTNTINNRDGGTHLSGFKAALTRTVNVYAKAAGLLKNGKDNLSGDDIREGLTAVVSIKIKDPKFSSQTKDKLVSSEVKGWVEQVVNESLGNFLEENPKVAKRVISKCLEAARAREAARKARELTRRKGALGSSSLPGKLADCSERNPEFSELFLVEGESAGGTAKQGRDRTFQAVLPLKGKILNVEKARFDKMLSSEEIKTLISALGTGIGKDDFDVAKLRYHKLIIMCDADVDGSHIRTLILTFFYRQMPEIIERGHLYIAQPPLYKVAEGRKEKYLKDDEEYQEFLVQRIQDSWELDIRSNGNKKEHKGARLATFLTKTDQFLRDLDRLSARGYPKDALRTALLHGLTNREALADRKRVQMVAQIIEASGFHAVDVEEDEEHGTSVISFVSRRDGVERRVRFDWELISAAEYRSMHRNKVGMAAIEADEFILRQGDEETQYLTLEETLEAILDGAKKGLSVQRYKGLGEMNAEQLWVTTMNPEKRRLLKVSVEDEVGADEIFTVLMGDQVQPRREFIISNALNVVNLDI, from the coding sequence TTCGAGCTCGTCGACAACGCCATCGACGAGGCCCAGGCCGGCTACTGCTCGAAGATCATGGTCACGATCCATACCGACAACACCGTCACGGTCGAGGATGACGGGCGCGGGATTCCGGTCGATATGCACAAGGCGGAAGGCCGTTCGGCCGCCGAAGTCATCATGACCGAGCTTCACTCCGGCGGTAAGTTCGACAACAACTCCTACAAAGTCTCCGGCGGTCTTCACGGCGTTGGCGTCTCGGTCGTCAACGCTCTTTCGGAGCGGCTGGAGCTCGAGATCAAGCGTGACGACAAAGTCTGGTTTCAGACCTATCAGCGTGGGCTCCCCGACGAGGGCATCCAGCCGATCGGCAAAACCAAGAAGACCGGCACCAAGGTGACCTTCACTCCGGATCACGAAATCTTCACCAGCACCGACTTCCACTACGAAACGCTTGCCCAGCGTCTCCGCGAGCTGGCGTTCCTGAATCGTGGGGCTCACATCGAGCTTCTCGATGAGCGCAGCGACAAGAAAGCCGCGTTCAATTATGCCGGCGGCATTCAGAGCTTTGTCGAACACCTGAATCGAAACAAGACGTCGCTGCACAAGAAGCCGATCCACCTCGAAGACAACCGTGATGACGAGGCCGACGGTGAACGGGTGGAGGTGGCCATGCAGTGGAACGACGGCTACCAGGAGCAGATCTTTTCGTTCACCAACACGATCAACAATCGCGACGGTGGCACCCACTTGTCCGGGTTCAAGGCCGCACTGACGAGAACCGTCAACGTCTACGCCAAAGCGGCCGGACTGCTCAAGAACGGCAAGGACAACCTGAGTGGAGACGACATTCGCGAAGGGCTGACGGCCGTGGTCTCGATCAAGATCAAAGACCCGAAGTTCTCGAGTCAGACCAAGGACAAGCTCGTGTCTTCCGAGGTCAAGGGCTGGGTGGAGCAGGTGGTCAACGAAAGCCTCGGGAACTTTCTCGAGGAGAATCCCAAGGTAGCGAAGAGGGTCATTTCCAAGTGCCTGGAGGCGGCTCGAGCGCGGGAGGCCGCGCGTAAGGCTCGCGAGCTCACGCGTCGCAAGGGAGCTCTGGGGTCCTCGAGCCTGCCCGGCAAGCTCGCCGATTGCAGTGAACGCAATCCGGAGTTCTCGGAGCTCTTTTTGGTCGAGGGAGAGTCGGCGGGCGGCACCGCAAAACAAGGGCGAGATCGCACTTTTCAGGCCGTACTGCCGCTCAAGGGCAAGATCCTGAATGTCGAAAAGGCGCGATTCGACAAGATGCTCTCTTCGGAGGAGATCAAGACGCTGATCTCGGCGTTGGGCACCGGCATCGGCAAAGACGATTTCGACGTCGCCAAGCTCAGGTACCACAAGCTGATCATCATGTGCGATGCCGATGTCGACGGCAGTCACATCCGAACGCTGATTCTGACTTTCTTCTACCGGCAGATGCCCGAGATCATCGAGCGAGGTCACCTCTATATCGCTCAACCGCCGCTGTACAAGGTCGCTGAGGGGCGCAAGGAGAAATACCTCAAGGACGACGAGGAGTACCAGGAGTTCCTGGTGCAGAGAATCCAGGACAGCTGGGAGTTGGATATCCGCTCGAACGGCAACAAGAAAGAACATAAGGGTGCGCGCCTGGCCACGTTTCTTACCAAGACCGACCAGTTTCTGCGCGATCTCGATCGGCTTTCGGCCAGGGGATATCCCAAGGACGCCCTGCGAACCGCGCTTCTACATGGCCTCACCAACCGCGAGGCGCTGGCGGACCGAAAACGGGTCCAGATGGTCGCTCAGATCATCGAGGCTTCGGGTTTTCACGCCGTGGATGTGGAGGAGGACGAAGAGCACGGAACCTCGGTGATTTCCTTCGTCAGCCGGCGGGATGGCGTCGAACGGAGGGTCCGTTTCGATTGGGAGCTGATTTCGGCCGCGGAGTATCGCTCGATGCACCGCAACAAGGTCGGAATGGCCGCGATCGAGGCGGACGAGTTCATACTGCGCCAAGGAGATGAAGAGACCCAGTACTTGACCCTCGAGGAAACGCTCGAAGCAATCCTGGACGGTGCCAAGAAGGGGCTTTCAGTTCAGCGCTACAAGGGCTTGGGCGAGATGAACGCCGAGCAACTCTGGGTGACGACGATGAATCCTGAAAAGCGCCGCCTGCTCAAGGTCTCCGTTGAGGACGAGGTTGGCGCCGATGAGATCTTTACCGTTCTCATGGGTGACCAGGTGCAACCGCGCCGTGAGTTCATCATCTCGAACGCACTCAACGTGGTGAATCTCGACATCTAG
- the gyrA gene encoding DNA gyrase subunit A, whose protein sequence is MLPFDDSVVVDIEDEMKRSYIDYAMSVIVGRALPDVRDGLKPVHRRVLYGMWESGNRSNRPYKKSARIVGDVMGKYHPHGDSAIYDTVVRLAQDFSMRYPLVDGQGNFGSIDGDSAAAMRYTEVRLTKLAEETLREDIDKETVDWVLNYDGSLQEPVVLPARVPNLLVNGAAGIAVGMATNIPPHNLAEIIDALVLLIDQRDAGMEDLLRVVPGPDFPTAGFIHGRQGIRNAYATGRGSIQVRARAAIETRKRGDKQSIIITELPYQVNKARLLEKIADLVHQKRIEGITDLRDESDRDGIRIVVDIKREQIAEIILNKLYKLTPMQTTFGIILLAIVDNQPRVLNLLEMLEHFLDHRKTVVVRRTRYDLRKAEERAHILEGILKALDQLDEIITAIRSSRTPAGARERLIAEFSLSEPQAQAILDMRLQKLTGLEREKVVEEYKELTALIERLRALLASDELVLAQIRQELLEIRKSYGDPRRTEIISEKEDITVEDMIADEKMVITVTNAGYVKRSPLSLYRAQNRGGKGRRGMVAKEGDFVEHLYVATAHSYILVFTETGQVHWLKVHEIPQMGPASRGKAIVNLLHLAGDERVATTVAVREFTEDQFLVFATESGTIKKTALMEYSRPRAGGIRAINVDEGDRLLGVRMTDGSRSILLATAKGFAIRFAESDARPMGRATRGVRGIRLRKDDRVVAMESLDPEGGELLSLTARGVGKRTVASQYRIQSRGGKGIINLKVSEKTGEVIGTRQVVANDGLMLITQEGKIIRIGVDGVRVSGRSTQGVKLMDLGADDRVVAVAKLAERNEGDDLAEGGEEEPAELAQLTTTPAEPDAE, encoded by the coding sequence CTGCTTCCGTTCGACGATTCCGTGGTCGTCGATATCGAAGATGAAATGAAGCGCAGCTACATCGATTACGCCATGAGCGTGATCGTGGGCCGAGCGCTGCCCGATGTTCGTGACGGTTTGAAGCCGGTCCATCGGCGAGTTCTCTACGGCATGTGGGAGAGCGGCAACCGCTCGAACCGACCGTACAAGAAGTCGGCTCGCATTGTCGGTGACGTCATGGGTAAGTACCACCCCCATGGCGACTCGGCGATCTACGACACGGTAGTGCGTTTGGCGCAGGACTTTTCCATGCGCTATCCACTGGTCGACGGTCAGGGCAACTTCGGATCCATAGATGGTGACAGTGCGGCGGCGATGCGCTACACCGAAGTTCGGCTCACGAAACTGGCCGAGGAGACCCTGCGCGAGGACATCGACAAGGAAACCGTAGATTGGGTGCTCAACTACGACGGCTCACTGCAGGAGCCGGTGGTGTTGCCCGCCCGTGTCCCGAACCTCCTGGTCAACGGCGCCGCCGGTATTGCGGTGGGTATGGCCACCAACATTCCCCCGCACAACTTGGCGGAGATCATCGACGCGCTGGTGCTTCTCATCGACCAGCGCGACGCCGGCATGGAGGATCTGCTCCGGGTCGTTCCAGGACCGGATTTTCCGACTGCGGGATTCATCCATGGCAGACAGGGCATCCGCAATGCCTATGCCACCGGGCGCGGCAGCATCCAGGTGCGGGCGCGGGCGGCCATCGAGACCCGAAAGCGGGGCGACAAGCAGTCGATCATCATCACCGAGCTGCCGTACCAGGTGAACAAGGCCAGGCTGCTGGAGAAGATCGCGGACCTGGTTCATCAGAAGAGGATCGAGGGGATCACAGACCTGCGCGACGAATCCGATCGCGACGGTATTCGGATCGTCGTGGATATCAAGCGCGAACAGATCGCCGAGATCATCCTCAACAAGCTCTACAAGCTGACTCCGATGCAAACCACCTTCGGGATCATCTTGCTGGCGATCGTCGACAACCAGCCCAGGGTGTTGAACCTGCTCGAGATGCTCGAGCATTTCCTGGATCACCGCAAAACCGTGGTGGTTCGACGAACTCGCTACGATTTGCGCAAAGCCGAAGAGCGAGCTCACATCCTCGAGGGAATCCTCAAGGCCCTCGACCAGCTCGACGAGATCATCACCGCGATTCGTTCGAGCCGCACTCCGGCGGGGGCAAGGGAGCGCCTGATTGCCGAGTTCTCGCTGAGCGAGCCCCAGGCCCAGGCGATCCTGGACATGCGGTTGCAGAAGCTCACCGGCCTCGAGCGCGAGAAGGTGGTCGAGGAGTACAAGGAACTCACCGCTCTGATCGAGCGCCTCAGAGCTCTGCTTGCGTCCGACGAACTGGTCTTGGCCCAGATTCGCCAGGAGCTGCTCGAGATCCGGAAGAGCTACGGCGATCCGCGGCGTACCGAGATCATCTCCGAGAAGGAAGACATCACGGTCGAAGACATGATTGCCGACGAGAAGATGGTGATCACCGTGACCAATGCGGGTTACGTTAAGCGGTCCCCGCTGTCGCTCTACCGAGCGCAAAATCGGGGCGGTAAGGGTCGGCGGGGCATGGTGGCGAAAGAGGGCGACTTCGTCGAGCATCTCTACGTCGCCACCGCGCACAGCTACATTCTGGTTTTCACCGAAACGGGACAGGTCCACTGGCTCAAGGTTCACGAGATTCCGCAGATGGGTCCGGCCTCGCGAGGCAAGGCGATCGTCAACCTGCTCCACCTGGCCGGCGACGAGAGAGTCGCGACGACGGTAGCCGTGCGTGAGTTCACAGAGGACCAGTTCCTGGTTTTTGCGACCGAGAGCGGGACCATCAAGAAGACCGCGCTCATGGAGTACTCGCGACCCCGTGCCGGTGGCATTCGGGCGATCAACGTTGACGAGGGCGACCGGCTCCTGGGGGTCCGCATGACCGATGGCTCGAGGTCCATCCTGCTGGCAACGGCAAAGGGCTTCGCGATCCGATTCGCCGAGTCGGACGCCAGGCCGATGGGCCGGGCCACGAGGGGGGTGCGCGGAATCCGTCTCCGCAAGGACGATCGAGTGGTCGCCATGGAGTCTCTCGACCCCGAGGGCGGCGAGCTCTTGTCGCTGACCGCGCGTGGAGTCGGCAAACGCACCGTGGCCTCTCAGTACCGCATCCAGAGCCGCGGCGGCAAGGGGATCATAAACCTCAAGGTCTCGGAGAAGACCGGGGAGGTCATAGGCACTCGCCAGGTCGTGGCGAACGATGGCCTGATGTTGATCACCCAGGAGGGCAAGATCATTCGGATCGGAGTCGACGGCGTGCGCGTCAGTGGCCGCTCGACTCAGGGGGTCAAGCTCATGGACCTCGGTGCCGACGACCGGGTGGTGGCGGTCGCGAAGCTCGCCGAACGAAACGA